The sequence below is a genomic window from Tenacibaculum tangerinum.
GGTGAAGCTTTTAATGAAGAAGAGTTTAGAAGTACAAATCCGAACGTGGTAAGACGTCAACAACAAATTGACGAGATTACTGCTGAACTTAAAAGAGTTCAAGAAGAAAATGACTTGGAAGGTTTTAGAAATTTAATTGTAGATTTAGGCATTACCTGCCCTGTTTCGGGTTCTAAAAATTGGACAGAAGTTAAGCAATTTAACTTAATGTTCGGAACGCAACTAGGAGCTTCGGCAGACAGCTCAACATTAGTCTATTTACGTCCTGAAACAGCACAAGGTATTTTTGTCAACTTCCTAAACGTGCAAAAAACTGGACGCATGAAAATTCCTTTCGGAATTGCACAAACAGGAAAAGCGTTTCGTAACGAAATTGTAGCACGTCAATTTATTTTTAGAATGCGTGAATTTGAGCAAATGGAAATGCAATTTTTCGTAAAACCAGGTACGCAAAAAGAATGGTATGAAAAATGGAAAGAAACTCGTTTAAAATGGCACTTATCTTTAGGAATGGGCGCCGATAACTATCGTTTTCACGACCACGACAAATTAGCTCACTATGCTGATGCTGCTGCCGATATTGAGTTTAATTTTCCTTTTGGATTTAAAGAATTAGAAGGTATACACTCTCGTACCGATTTCGATTTAAGTCAACATGAAAAATTTTCTGGTAAAAAATTACAGTATTTCGATCACGAAGACAATACGAGCTATGTACCTTATGTAGTGGAAACTTCTATTGGTTTAGATAGAATGTTCTTGGCAGTTTTTTCTAATTCTTTACAAGAAGAAGCGTTAGAAAATGGCTCAACAAGAACCGTTTTAAAATTACCCGCAGTTTTAGCTCCAACCAAAGCCGCTATTTTACCACTAGTTAAAAAAGATGGTTTACCAGAAATAGCTCGTAACATAGTAGACGATTTAAAATGGGATTTTAACGTTGTTTATGATGAAAAAGATGCTGTAGGAAGAAGGTATCGCCGTCAAGATGCTGCTGGTACTCCTTTCTGTATTACAGTAGATCATGATACATTAGAAGACAATACTGTTACGATTCGTCATAGAGATACTATGGAACAAAAACGTGTTAAAATAGAAGAACTAAGCAACATCATTAAACAAGAGGTAGATGTACGCTATTGGCTACAAAAAATGGATGCATAAATCGTAACACAACAAAATAAAACAGGAATCCTAAACCTCTAACCGTTTAGGATTTTTATTTTTGCAGTATTAAACATGAATTCGGGATAAAATATTGATGAAAGTCAATAGTTTGTCATGTCGATAGAATGAATTATGAAGGATGAGTGCTCTCTTCTTTCGGAATGACATTTTAAATGGGTTTTAGAGATACAAAACTTAAAATCGGCACTATGATTTCCCGAAATCACTTAATTAAATGCTTTTTGTATGAAAACAGCACTAAAAATATTATTTCTTGTTTTTTTGCTTTGGATGGTAATCGCCGCGTACTTTTTGAACATTGAACATCCAAAAGCAGAAGTAATAACAGGGTTGGGCGTTTTGTATATGTCTTTTATCTTAATGCCTTTATTTATCTACTATAGATATAGGGATGGTAAGTATAAAAAGTACATTATAAATTCTGATAAAGACAAAAAAAAGCTGAAGAGTAATCTTCAGCTTTTTTATATTCTTTTAAATTATCTACTTATTGTAAAGTAGGTGAATAGTTTGTAGGATGATCATCTGGCATTGCTAAACCATCTTTCCCAACGGTAAAGTTAGAACCATAAGTGGCATCGATAGCAGACAATATTTCATTAGCCATCAATGCATATCCTCTACCAGTTAAGTGAATTCCATCTAAACTAACTAAACCTCCTGTTACCAAACTTGTATTTAAGTTGTAAGTTCCAAACTCTAATCCTACTGTAGAAGCTTCTTGTAAAACAGCTTTAAAATCTACAAAGGCCAATCCTTTTGCCTCTGCAACAGCTTTAATAGTGGCGTTGTAAGAATCTGTTGCAGTTTTTACCCTACCTACTTCATCTTCAGTCAATACCCACTTATCTTCAAGCGGTAAAGACACTCCTTCTACAGAAAACATTCCTGCTAATTGTTGTGGTAGACCTTGCGACATTAAAAATCCAACCGAACTAGTATTCACAGTACCAATAATCCTACTACTAGGTAATACTATCAAATCGTTTTCAGTTGCTTGTCTTGCTTGACCATAATACGTACCTAATAAACCTGCTACTTTTTGTAAAGTAGTAGCGTCAGTAGGTAAGCCGAAACTTGCTACAAAAGGTGGAAAAGTAGGACTTGCTAATAAAGCACCCACAATTTGAGCTGTTTTATCTTCTAAAGACTCGTCTTTAATTACTACAGGGCTTGCAGCGTCTGTAGCAAACACAATAGCTCTTTCAGGAACTCCGATAGCTGCAAAAACACCATTAATTGCACCGTAAACACTATTCAATGTTGGTATTTGTGCTCCAAAATCAGGATTGCTTGGGTCTAATGGTGCGTAAGGTATCGTTGTAAAGTATGGTAACGATGTAACATACGGCAAATTAGCTACAACTCCCTTAGCTCCAGCTGCAGTTAATGCATCGACAGTGCCTGAAAAAACAGCAGCAAAAACATTTGAATTTGTGATATCGTTTGTTCCGTAGGTAGTTGGATCTATATTTCCAGTTTCATTATGATCTTCACCAGCTCCACCAGCAATAGAATATCCTAAAACATCGTTTCCGCCAATTTCAGATACGGTAAAAAATGTTGGTTGTTGCATTAAAGCATCTTTGATAACACTAGACATAGGTGCAGAAGCCATTCTTATGTAGTACGGATTGGCATTAGGCAAAGCGGCTAGTGCGCCGTAGCCTTCGAATCCTAAATGGAAACTTTTTAACCCTGGAACTCCCATATTGTTATAAGGCCCAGCCTTTATATTCGTTAATTCGGTAGTAGGTGTTGCTGATAACCTTGCAGGACCAGAACCGTTAAAATAAAATCTTGGTTCTTGAATCACATTAGGTCCCATTACAAGTCCTCCAATATTATCATCCATCATAGGTTGCGTAAAATCTCCTCCACCTACCATTTCAAACTTACTAGCTAAAATGTTTGGAAAAGAATTTTGT
It includes:
- a CDS encoding SGNH/GDSL hydrolase family protein; its protein translation is MKNTIKYTFLSALFLGFTACDVDNSLPEIEGEAENTIALQAGSADFSNYVAIGASFTSGYTDGALFMAAQQNSFPNILASKFEMVGGGDFTQPMMDDNIGGLVMGPNVIQEPRFYFNGSGPARLSATPTTELTNIKAGPYNNMGVPGLKSFHLGFEGYGALAALPNANPYYIRMASAPMSSVIKDALMQQPTFFTVSEIGGNDVLGYSIAGGAGEDHNETGNIDPTTYGTNDITNSNVFAAVFSGTVDALTAAGAKGVVANLPYVTSLPYFTTIPYAPLDPSNPDFGAQIPTLNSVYGAINGVFAAIGVPERAIVFATDAASPVVIKDESLEDKTAQIVGALLASPTFPPFVASFGLPTDATTLQKVAGLLGTYYGQARQATENDLIVLPSSRIIGTVNTSSVGFLMSQGLPQQLAGMFSVEGVSLPLEDKWVLTEDEVGRVKTATDSYNATIKAVAEAKGLAFVDFKAVLQEASTVGLEFGTYNLNTSLVTGGLVSLDGIHLTGRGYALMANEILSAIDATYGSNFTVGKDGLAMPDDHPTNYSPTLQ
- a CDS encoding glycine--tRNA ligase; its protein translation is MAKQEDQFKKVLSHAKEYGYVFQSSEIYDGLSAVYDYAQNGAELKKNIRDYWWKAMVQMHENIVGIDAAILMHPTTWKASGHVDAFNDPLIDNKDSKKRYRADVLVEDYREKINEKIQKDITKAKKRFGEAFNEEEFRSTNPNVVRRQQQIDEITAELKRVQEENDLEGFRNLIVDLGITCPVSGSKNWTEVKQFNLMFGTQLGASADSSTLVYLRPETAQGIFVNFLNVQKTGRMKIPFGIAQTGKAFRNEIVARQFIFRMREFEQMEMQFFVKPGTQKEWYEKWKETRLKWHLSLGMGADNYRFHDHDKLAHYADAAADIEFNFPFGFKELEGIHSRTDFDLSQHEKFSGKKLQYFDHEDNTSYVPYVVETSIGLDRMFLAVFSNSLQEEALENGSTRTVLKLPAVLAPTKAAILPLVKKDGLPEIARNIVDDLKWDFNVVYDEKDAVGRRYRRQDAAGTPFCITVDHDTLEDNTVTIRHRDTMEQKRVKIEELSNIIKQEVDVRYWLQKMDA